In one window of Candidatus Kinetoplastibacterium blastocrithidii (ex Strigomonas culicis) DNA:
- the rsmB gene encoding 16S rRNA (cytosine(967)-C(5))-methyltransferase RsmB: protein MDMKVVKHSDSTIKLSDTMSLTAYAILEVMQGRSLTFFLDKVETPLRSSVQSLSFHSMRYLGWAGAVGKCLIKRYPNKLFESLWLLSLTLLRFSNLEKSQKCLKSIPIYKEFVVVNEAVNAVNDMPLLRPYKSLLNAGLRSFLRKRFLLENLVADDLEACWNYQYWWINNLRRAYCDSWKVILSSADSPAPLAIRVNSRQIDRDSMLGIFLDNGVDCCGFGDSGIILQNKKQSKIDELVGFSEGWWCIQDAGAQLAGHILGVENGMSVLDACSAPGGKASHLLELANINLLALDCDEIRLNRMKQNLERLRLYSDNVRLMLADAVDLDKWWDGQLFDAVLADVPCSASGIVRKHPDIRWLRKESDIRKFVLKQIKIIDALWNTVAPGGRLLYVTCSIFYEECIGQALSFLDRHNDAIFIDSPAQILPVTSDNGDCISHDGFFFALFEKKC, encoded by the coding sequence ATGGACATGAAAGTTGTAAAGCATAGTGACTCTACTATCAAATTGTCAGATACCATGAGTCTGACTGCATATGCTATATTGGAAGTGATGCAAGGACGATCGCTGACATTTTTTCTAGACAAGGTGGAGACACCTCTTAGGTCGTCTGTGCAATCATTAAGTTTTCATTCGATGAGATATTTAGGATGGGCTGGTGCTGTTGGAAAATGTCTGATAAAAAGATATCCAAATAAGTTATTTGAATCTCTATGGCTATTATCACTAACTTTATTGAGATTTTCTAATCTTGAAAAAAGCCAAAAATGTTTAAAGTCTATTCCAATATATAAAGAGTTTGTTGTAGTAAATGAAGCAGTTAATGCTGTAAATGATATGCCATTACTAAGACCCTACAAGTCATTATTAAATGCTGGATTAAGGAGTTTCCTGAGAAAGAGGTTTTTATTGGAGAATTTAGTAGCCGATGATCTTGAGGCATGTTGGAATTATCAATATTGGTGGATAAATAATTTGCGTCGTGCTTATTGTGATTCATGGAAGGTAATACTATCTTCAGCTGATAGTCCAGCCCCTTTAGCAATAAGAGTTAATTCTAGGCAAATAGATAGGGATAGTATGTTGGGTATATTCTTAGACAATGGTGTTGATTGTTGTGGTTTTGGTGATTCTGGAATTATTTTGCAAAATAAAAAGCAATCAAAAATAGATGAGCTAGTAGGATTTTCAGAAGGATGGTGGTGTATACAGGATGCTGGCGCTCAACTAGCTGGTCATATATTGGGAGTTGAGAATGGTATGAGTGTTTTGGACGCATGTTCTGCACCAGGTGGCAAGGCTTCCCATTTGCTAGAACTGGCGAATATAAATCTTTTAGCGCTAGATTGTGATGAAATAAGATTGAATAGGATGAAGCAAAATTTAGAAAGATTAAGATTATATTCAGATAATGTTAGACTTATGCTTGCTGATGCCGTAGATCTGGATAAATGGTGGGATGGCCAGTTGTTTGATGCTGTTCTGGCTGATGTGCCATGTTCCGCTTCAGGCATAGTTAGAAAGCATCCTGATATTAGATGGTTAAGAAAAGAATCAGACATAAGAAAATTTGTACTGAAACAGATAAAGATTATAGATGCTTTATGGAATACTGTGGCTCCTGGGGGGAGGTTATTGTATGTGACATGTTCTATTTTTTATGAGGAATGCATTGGTCAGGCTTTATCTTTCTTAGATAGACATAACGATGCTATTTTTATTGATTCTCCAGCCCAGATTCTTCCCGTGACTAGCGATAATGGAGATTGTATTTCTCACGATGGCTTTTTTTTTGCTTTATTTGAGAAAAAGTGTTAG
- the fmt gene encoding methionyl-tRNA formyltransferase gives MRIVFAGTSEFAYDHLFSLISSGYDIHTVITQPDRPSGRGLIKKDGIVKRLAILNNINVIQPHTFKKDDLPADFINNLENIKPDIMVVVSYGMILPQWVLDLPTFGCVNVHASLLPRWRGAAPIQRAIEYGDKRTGITVIKMDKGLDTGNILFRSSVPILDSYKTLDLQKILAEEGSRAINYVLDNIEKITPELQSIYNITYAKKIEKNEALLDFYDDAFSLSRKIRAFNPFPGAIIRLNAFKDPLKVWDAIPLKNDNLRGVPGAIESFDDEGVNVFTSRGILRLLELQRLGASRSSIKDFINGYKSRFFLNKNIIAK, from the coding sequence ATGCGTATAGTATTTGCAGGCACTTCTGAATTTGCTTATGATCATTTATTTAGCTTAATATCTTCAGGTTATGATATCCATACTGTTATAACCCAACCAGATCGACCATCTGGTCGCGGGTTAATCAAAAAAGATGGTATTGTAAAACGTTTAGCAATTCTAAATAATATAAATGTTATTCAGCCTCATACATTTAAAAAAGATGATCTTCCTGCAGATTTTATTAATAATCTTGAAAATATAAAACCAGATATTATGGTAGTAGTATCGTATGGAATGATATTACCTCAATGGGTTCTTGACCTTCCTACATTTGGTTGTGTGAACGTTCATGCTAGTTTATTGCCAAGATGGCGAGGAGCTGCTCCGATACAACGGGCAATAGAATATGGAGATAAACGTACTGGTATAACAGTGATAAAAATGGATAAAGGATTAGATACTGGGAACATTTTATTCAGATCTAGTGTTCCCATTCTCGATAGTTATAAAACTCTCGACTTGCAAAAAATATTAGCTGAAGAGGGTTCTCGTGCAATTAATTATGTATTAGATAATATTGAAAAAATAACTCCTGAGCTGCAATCTATTTATAATATAACGTATGCTAAGAAAATAGAAAAAAATGAGGCATTATTAGATTTTTATGATGATGCTTTTTCATTATCTAGGAAAATTCGTGCTTTTAATCCATTTCCAGGAGCTATTATAAGATTAAATGCTTTTAAAGATCCTTTAAAAGTATGGGACGCTATTCCATTAAAAAATGATAATCTTAGAGGTGTTCCTGGAGCCATAGAGTCATTTGATGATGAAGGTGTAAATGTTTTTACTAGTAGAGGAATATTGCGTTTACTTGAATTACAAAGATTAGGCGCAAGTCGTTCCTCTATTAAAGATTTTATCAATGGATACAAATCTAGATTTTTTCTTAATAAGAATATTATTGCAAAATAG
- the def gene encoding peptide deformylase: MALLNIINYPDNRLRNIANPVPVVDQRVRGIIYDMLETMYNSEGIGLAATQVNIQERIIVIDIYGSGGSDFIALINPEIIWRSSEMYIDNEGCLSIPGIYDRVERCSEIVYVAMDKDGNIAEHRANGLLARCIQHEIDHLNGKLFIEYLSSLKQNRIRSKYRKSKTKIAFSTASSGV; the protein is encoded by the coding sequence ATGGCACTACTTAATATAATTAATTATCCTGATAATCGTCTTCGCAATATAGCGAATCCAGTTCCTGTAGTTGATCAGAGAGTAAGAGGAATTATATATGATATGCTAGAAACTATGTATAATTCAGAAGGAATTGGATTAGCAGCAACTCAAGTAAATATTCAAGAGCGCATCATCGTTATTGATATTTATGGCAGTGGTGGTTCTGATTTCATTGCTTTGATTAATCCAGAGATAATCTGGAGAAGTAGTGAGATGTATATTGATAATGAGGGATGTTTATCTATACCTGGTATATATGATAGAGTTGAAAGATGCTCTGAAATTGTTTATGTTGCTATGGACAAGGATGGCAATATAGCGGAGCATCGTGCGAATGGATTGTTGGCAAGATGCATACAGCATGAGATTGATCATCTAAACGGGAAATTGTTTATAGAATACTTATCAAGTTTAAAGCAAAATAGAATCAGATCTAAGTATAGAAAATCTAAGACCAAGATAGCGTTTTCTACTGCGTCTAGTGGAGTATAG